A window of Zingiber officinale cultivar Zhangliang chromosome 5A, Zo_v1.1, whole genome shotgun sequence contains these coding sequences:
- the LOC121979517 gene encoding uncharacterized protein LOC121979517: MVCKEVGDKFFCILIDEARDISKWEQMTIILRFENNHWILTERFFAIKSDVSVIWEFFSHLENIVNIVTSSTKHIAELHTAQRNEIEHMLAIGECDSGSGANQIGNLQRAGATRWSSHYDSVKSLIGIYAASCKVFEVLSDYSPNGRAKAEVRGIYRNMASFEFVVILHLMYKIMIITDTLCHILQIKSQDILIAITFVSTTKTILQELRECGWEEFLHEVKVFCLRNDIDVPDLDCLYKIGRSCQQTTIEHHYHFDVFNVAIYFILMELNTQFNESSVELLSLSTALDLKILFDSINSDDICKLAKKFYPEDFTNQDIVALNMNWYIINLM, from the exons ATGGTTTGTAAAGAAGTTGGAGATAAATTCTTCTGTATTCTTATTGATGAAGCACGAGATATATCTAAATGGGAGCAAATGACCATTATCTTGAGGTTTGAGAACAATCATTGGATTTTGACAGAAAGATTTTTTGCTATCAAAAGT GATGTCAGTGTTATTTGGGAATTCTTTTCTCATTTGGAAAATATTGTCAATATTGTTACTTCTTCTACTAAGCACATTGCTGAGTTACATACTGCACAAAGAAATGAAATTGAACATATGTTGGCAATTGGAGAATGTGATTCTGGAAGTGGGGCCAATCAGATTGGTAATTTGCAGCGAGCAGGAGCTACTCGTTGGAGTTCTCACTATGACTCAGTAAAAAGCTTGATAGGTATATATGCTGCAAGTTGCAAAGTTTTTGAAGTTCTTAGTGACTATTCTCCAAATGGAAGAGCTAAGGCCGAAGTTCGGGGAATTTACAGAAACATGGCAAGCTTTGAATTTGTAGTCATTTTGCACTTAATGTATAAAATTATGATAATAACAGATACTCTTTGTCATATTCTTCAAATAAAATCTCAAGACATTTTGATTGCTATTACATTTGTCTCTACTACCAAAACCATCCTTCAAGAACTTAGAGAATGCGGGTGGGAAGAATTTCTTCATGAAGTGAAAGTTTTTTGTTTgagaaatgatattgatgtgccTGACCTTGATTGCCTATATAAGATTGGTCGTTCTTGTCAGCAAACTACAATTGAGCATCATTATCACTTTGATGTTTTTAATGTAGCAATATATTTCATCTTGATGGAGTTAAATACTCAGTTCAATGAGTCATCAGTGGAACTTCTTTCTCTTAGTACAGCTTTGGATctgaaaattttatttgattcaaTTAATAGTGATGATATTTGCAAACTTGCAAAGAAGTTTTATCCTGAAGATTTCACAAATCAAGACATCGTTGCTTTGAATATGAATTGGTACATTATAAACTTGATGTGA